A single window of Crassostrea angulata isolate pt1a10 chromosome 8, ASM2561291v2, whole genome shotgun sequence DNA harbors:
- the LOC128161638 gene encoding ankyrin repeat and KH domain-containing protein mask-like isoform X1, whose amino-acid sequence MDCSVYYITICLVILSTLTSSMSEYAFQIFSVKHCPTSREGWGMASSRLGCNGTHGYHCVPNKHLTSLIEFCYPRGANILFQKGNCLELAADGILNHVSCNKTFEFGCPDKFYLSNEIYKYPSCLAINTTLKCFYADFNCIYSKSMINQTRYILKQTRVMINETYEESLICGMKNSLSSSNVTAIVMAVIFGILSLILAVLLVVFIKRRNITIKRKKGLQDLENGESHPLQEVRFEQSEMTIEPNEERNAGESHPLQEMNSEHMEISTVSNKERDDIVLPPQHISQLQNSHQLRTSIVTGDFPTFQYLIHKFDKHSLEEVDSNGFNCLHSAAKGGNLSIFKRICNMGVSVEKNTNEGSNILHIAAHHGCYPICEYILENHASLFSLKDNLGMNPAHYAANAGQYHILDLMLKQGCDLFAEDEKNNENIVHLACIGGSLEVCRFVKANKNLEKLLHAKNGGGWNSIQYATKNGHLDIVKFLLENGVDVKNKSKKIGKNCLHTACEFGKYKICEYIMSNAPNLITDTDSNGQHVGHYAAKNGHTDILQLLINTNKNAIQKASHDRINILHVACENAHYDMVVKIAKVYPFMVKEITEKGWNAAFFITNKADAEEERIKILKHLLLHGLDVYNVSKSGKTVLVNARKNNLKDIEHYLCEQFPKLIVLKKPISY is encoded by the exons ATGGATTGTAGTGTATATTACATCACTATTTGCCTGGTAATTTTATCCACACTGACTTCGTCG ATGTCCGAGTATgcattccaaatattttcagTTAAACATTGTCCTACTAGCAGAGAAGGTTGGGGAATGGCATCCTCTCGATTAGGATGTAACGGTACACATGGATATCACTGCGTTCCAAATAAACATCTGACTTCTCTCATCGAGTTTTGTTACCCAAGGGGTGCCAATATCCTGTTTCAGAAAG GGAATTGCCTTGAATTAGCTGCTGATGGAATTCTTAATCATGTTTCCTGCAACAAAACGTTTGAGTTCGGGTGTCcagacaaattttatttaagcaacgaaatatataaat ATCCAAGTTGCCTTGCAATTAATACAACGCTGAAGTGTTTTTATGCCGACTTCAATTGCATTTACTCCAA ATCTATGATAAACCAAACCagatatatattaaaacaaactaGAGTTATGATAAACGAAACATACGAAGAAAGCCTTATTTGTGGAATGAAAAATAGCCTCAGCTCGAGCAATGTTACAGCTATTGTGATGGCTGTGatatttggtatactttctTTGATACTGGCCGTTTTGCTAGTGGTATTCATCAAGagaagaaacattacaatcaaaagaaaaaaag GCTTACAAGATTTGGAAAACG GTGAAAGCCATCCTCTTCAAGAAGTGAGATTTGAACAATCGGAGATGACTATTGAACCAAACGAAGAAAGAAATG CAGGAGAAAGCCATCCTCTTCAAGAAATGAATTCTGAACACATGGAAATATCTACTGTGTCAAACAAAGAAAGAGATG ACATTGTATTGCCTCCGCAGCATATCAGCCAACTTCAAAACTCGCATCAATTACGAACATCTATAGTTACAGGTGATTTTCCAACGTttcaatatttgatacataaattCGATAAGCATTCACTTGAAGAAGTTGATTCCAATGGGTTCAATTGTTTACATTCCGCTGCAAAAGGCGGTAATTTGAGCATTTTCAAAAGGATATGCAATATGGGAGTTTCTGTTGAGAAGAATACAAACGAGGGATCAAATATCTTGCACATTGCGGCACACCACGGATGTTACCCAATTTgtgaatatattttagaaaatcaTGCATCTTTGTTTTCTCTAAAAGACAACCTTGGTATGAATCCTGCACACTATGCAGCAAATGCTGGTCAATATCATATTCTTGATCTCATGTTGAAACAAGGTTGTGATTTATTTGCCGAAGATGAGAAAAATAACGAAAATATAGTTCATTTGGCGTGCATAGGAGGAAGCTTGGAAGTGTGCCGATTTGTAAAGGCTAACAAAAATCTGGAGAAACTACTGCATGCTAAAAACGGCGGAGGTTGGAATTCTATTCAGTATGCGACAAAAAATGGACATCTTGATATAGTGAAATTTCTTCTCGAAAATGGCGTTGATGTAAAaaacaaatccaaaaaaatcGGCAAAAATTGTCTCCACACAGCATGTGAGTTTGGCAAGTATAAAATATGCGAATATATCATGAGTAACGCACCAAACCTTATAACCGATACCGACTCTAACGGACAACACGTGGGACATTATGCAGCAAAGAATGGACATACTGATATACTACAGCTGTTGATAAACACCAATAAAAATGCCATACAAAAAGCATCTCATGACAGAATAAATATCCTCCATGTCGCATGCGAAAATGCACATTATGATATGGTTGTGAAAATTGCCAAAGTGTATCCGTTTATGGTAAAGGAAATTACAGAGAAAGGTTGGAATGCAGCATTTTTCatcaccaataaagctgatGCAGAAGAAGAAAGAATCAAGATATTGAAGCATCTCCTTCTTCACGGCCTTGATGTATACAATGTATCAAAGTCTGGAAAGACTGTTCTCGTGAATGCACGAAAAAACAACTTAAAAGATATTGAACACTACTTATGTGAACAGTTTCCAAAgttaatagttttaaaaaaacccatttccTATTAG
- the LOC128161638 gene encoding ankyrin repeat and KH domain-containing protein mask-like isoform X3 — protein sequence MASSRLGCNGTHGYHCVPNKHLTSLIEFCYPRGANILFQKGNCLELAADGILNHVSCNKTFEFGCPDKFYLSNEIYKYPSCLAINTTLKCFYADFNCIYSKSMINQTRYILKQTRVMINETYEESLICGMKNSLSSSNVTAIVMAVIFGILSLILAVLLVVFIKRRNITIKRKKGLQDLENGESHPLQEVRFEQSEMTIEPNEERNAGESHPLQEMNSEHMEISTVSNKERDDIVLPPQHISQLQNSHQLRTSIVTGDFPTFQYLIHKFDKHSLEEVDSNGFNCLHSAAKGGNLSIFKRICNMGVSVEKNTNEGSNILHIAAHHGCYPICEYILENHASLFSLKDNLGMNPAHYAANAGQYHILDLMLKQGCDLFAEDEKNNENIVHLACIGGSLEVCRFVKANKNLEKLLHAKNGGGWNSIQYATKNGHLDIVKFLLENGVDVKNKSKKIGKNCLHTACEFGKYKICEYIMSNAPNLITDTDSNGQHVGHYAAKNGHTDILQLLINTNKNAIQKASHDRINILHVACENAHYDMVVKIAKVYPFMVKEITEKGWNAAFFITNKADAEEERIKILKHLLLHGLDVYNVSKSGKTVLVNARKNNLKDIEHYLCEQFPKLIVLKKPISY from the exons ATGGCATCCTCTCGATTAGGATGTAACGGTACACATGGATATCACTGCGTTCCAAATAAACATCTGACTTCTCTCATCGAGTTTTGTTACCCAAGGGGTGCCAATATCCTGTTTCAGAAAG GGAATTGCCTTGAATTAGCTGCTGATGGAATTCTTAATCATGTTTCCTGCAACAAAACGTTTGAGTTCGGGTGTCcagacaaattttatttaagcaacgaaatatataaat ATCCAAGTTGCCTTGCAATTAATACAACGCTGAAGTGTTTTTATGCCGACTTCAATTGCATTTACTCCAA ATCTATGATAAACCAAACCagatatatattaaaacaaactaGAGTTATGATAAACGAAACATACGAAGAAAGCCTTATTTGTGGAATGAAAAATAGCCTCAGCTCGAGCAATGTTACAGCTATTGTGATGGCTGTGatatttggtatactttctTTGATACTGGCCGTTTTGCTAGTGGTATTCATCAAGagaagaaacattacaatcaaaagaaaaaaag GCTTACAAGATTTGGAAAACG GTGAAAGCCATCCTCTTCAAGAAGTGAGATTTGAACAATCGGAGATGACTATTGAACCAAACGAAGAAAGAAATG CAGGAGAAAGCCATCCTCTTCAAGAAATGAATTCTGAACACATGGAAATATCTACTGTGTCAAACAAAGAAAGAGATG ACATTGTATTGCCTCCGCAGCATATCAGCCAACTTCAAAACTCGCATCAATTACGAACATCTATAGTTACAGGTGATTTTCCAACGTttcaatatttgatacataaattCGATAAGCATTCACTTGAAGAAGTTGATTCCAATGGGTTCAATTGTTTACATTCCGCTGCAAAAGGCGGTAATTTGAGCATTTTCAAAAGGATATGCAATATGGGAGTTTCTGTTGAGAAGAATACAAACGAGGGATCAAATATCTTGCACATTGCGGCACACCACGGATGTTACCCAATTTgtgaatatattttagaaaatcaTGCATCTTTGTTTTCTCTAAAAGACAACCTTGGTATGAATCCTGCACACTATGCAGCAAATGCTGGTCAATATCATATTCTTGATCTCATGTTGAAACAAGGTTGTGATTTATTTGCCGAAGATGAGAAAAATAACGAAAATATAGTTCATTTGGCGTGCATAGGAGGAAGCTTGGAAGTGTGCCGATTTGTAAAGGCTAACAAAAATCTGGAGAAACTACTGCATGCTAAAAACGGCGGAGGTTGGAATTCTATTCAGTATGCGACAAAAAATGGACATCTTGATATAGTGAAATTTCTTCTCGAAAATGGCGTTGATGTAAAaaacaaatccaaaaaaatcGGCAAAAATTGTCTCCACACAGCATGTGAGTTTGGCAAGTATAAAATATGCGAATATATCATGAGTAACGCACCAAACCTTATAACCGATACCGACTCTAACGGACAACACGTGGGACATTATGCAGCAAAGAATGGACATACTGATATACTACAGCTGTTGATAAACACCAATAAAAATGCCATACAAAAAGCATCTCATGACAGAATAAATATCCTCCATGTCGCATGCGAAAATGCACATTATGATATGGTTGTGAAAATTGCCAAAGTGTATCCGTTTATGGTAAAGGAAATTACAGAGAAAGGTTGGAATGCAGCATTTTTCatcaccaataaagctgatGCAGAAGAAGAAAGAATCAAGATATTGAAGCATCTCCTTCTTCACGGCCTTGATGTATACAATGTATCAAAGTCTGGAAAGACTGTTCTCGTGAATGCACGAAAAAACAACTTAAAAGATATTGAACACTACTTATGTGAACAGTTTCCAAAgttaatagttttaaaaaaacccatttccTATTAG
- the LOC128161638 gene encoding serine/threonine-protein phosphatase 6 regulatory ankyrin repeat subunit A-like isoform X2, with protein sequence MDCSVYYITICLVILSTLTSSMSEYAFQIFSVKHCPTSREGWGMASSRLGCNGTHGYHCVPNKHLTSLIEFCYPRGANILFQKGNCLELAADGILNHVSCNKTFEFGCPDKFYLSNEIYKYPSCLAINTTLKCFYADFNCIYSKSMINQTRYILKQTRVMINETYEESLICGMKNSLSSSNVTAIVMAVIFGILSLILAVLLVVFIKRRNITIKRKKGLQDLENGESHPLQEVRFEQSEMTIEPNEERNDIVLPPQHISQLQNSHQLRTSIVTGDFPTFQYLIHKFDKHSLEEVDSNGFNCLHSAAKGGNLSIFKRICNMGVSVEKNTNEGSNILHIAAHHGCYPICEYILENHASLFSLKDNLGMNPAHYAANAGQYHILDLMLKQGCDLFAEDEKNNENIVHLACIGGSLEVCRFVKANKNLEKLLHAKNGGGWNSIQYATKNGHLDIVKFLLENGVDVKNKSKKIGKNCLHTACEFGKYKICEYIMSNAPNLITDTDSNGQHVGHYAAKNGHTDILQLLINTNKNAIQKASHDRINILHVACENAHYDMVVKIAKVYPFMVKEITEKGWNAAFFITNKADAEEERIKILKHLLLHGLDVYNVSKSGKTVLVNARKNNLKDIEHYLCEQFPKLIVLKKPISY encoded by the exons ATGGATTGTAGTGTATATTACATCACTATTTGCCTGGTAATTTTATCCACACTGACTTCGTCG ATGTCCGAGTATgcattccaaatattttcagTTAAACATTGTCCTACTAGCAGAGAAGGTTGGGGAATGGCATCCTCTCGATTAGGATGTAACGGTACACATGGATATCACTGCGTTCCAAATAAACATCTGACTTCTCTCATCGAGTTTTGTTACCCAAGGGGTGCCAATATCCTGTTTCAGAAAG GGAATTGCCTTGAATTAGCTGCTGATGGAATTCTTAATCATGTTTCCTGCAACAAAACGTTTGAGTTCGGGTGTCcagacaaattttatttaagcaacgaaatatataaat ATCCAAGTTGCCTTGCAATTAATACAACGCTGAAGTGTTTTTATGCCGACTTCAATTGCATTTACTCCAA ATCTATGATAAACCAAACCagatatatattaaaacaaactaGAGTTATGATAAACGAAACATACGAAGAAAGCCTTATTTGTGGAATGAAAAATAGCCTCAGCTCGAGCAATGTTACAGCTATTGTGATGGCTGTGatatttggtatactttctTTGATACTGGCCGTTTTGCTAGTGGTATTCATCAAGagaagaaacattacaatcaaaagaaaaaaag GCTTACAAGATTTGGAAAACG GTGAAAGCCATCCTCTTCAAGAAGTGAGATTTGAACAATCGGAGATGACTATTGAACCAAACGAAGAAAGAAATG ACATTGTATTGCCTCCGCAGCATATCAGCCAACTTCAAAACTCGCATCAATTACGAACATCTATAGTTACAGGTGATTTTCCAACGTttcaatatttgatacataaattCGATAAGCATTCACTTGAAGAAGTTGATTCCAATGGGTTCAATTGTTTACATTCCGCTGCAAAAGGCGGTAATTTGAGCATTTTCAAAAGGATATGCAATATGGGAGTTTCTGTTGAGAAGAATACAAACGAGGGATCAAATATCTTGCACATTGCGGCACACCACGGATGTTACCCAATTTgtgaatatattttagaaaatcaTGCATCTTTGTTTTCTCTAAAAGACAACCTTGGTATGAATCCTGCACACTATGCAGCAAATGCTGGTCAATATCATATTCTTGATCTCATGTTGAAACAAGGTTGTGATTTATTTGCCGAAGATGAGAAAAATAACGAAAATATAGTTCATTTGGCGTGCATAGGAGGAAGCTTGGAAGTGTGCCGATTTGTAAAGGCTAACAAAAATCTGGAGAAACTACTGCATGCTAAAAACGGCGGAGGTTGGAATTCTATTCAGTATGCGACAAAAAATGGACATCTTGATATAGTGAAATTTCTTCTCGAAAATGGCGTTGATGTAAAaaacaaatccaaaaaaatcGGCAAAAATTGTCTCCACACAGCATGTGAGTTTGGCAAGTATAAAATATGCGAATATATCATGAGTAACGCACCAAACCTTATAACCGATACCGACTCTAACGGACAACACGTGGGACATTATGCAGCAAAGAATGGACATACTGATATACTACAGCTGTTGATAAACACCAATAAAAATGCCATACAAAAAGCATCTCATGACAGAATAAATATCCTCCATGTCGCATGCGAAAATGCACATTATGATATGGTTGTGAAAATTGCCAAAGTGTATCCGTTTATGGTAAAGGAAATTACAGAGAAAGGTTGGAATGCAGCATTTTTCatcaccaataaagctgatGCAGAAGAAGAAAGAATCAAGATATTGAAGCATCTCCTTCTTCACGGCCTTGATGTATACAATGTATCAAAGTCTGGAAAGACTGTTCTCGTGAATGCACGAAAAAACAACTTAAAAGATATTGAACACTACTTATGTGAACAGTTTCCAAAgttaatagttttaaaaaaacccatttccTATTAG